A section of the Bacillus sp. HSf4 genome encodes:
- a CDS encoding MarR family transcriptional regulator — translation MKEILREIGMIARALDSISNIEFKEHDLTKGQYLYLVRICENPGIIQEKLAEMIKVDRTTAARAIKKLEMKGFIEKKDDEHNKKIKKLFPTEKGNEVFPFIKRENDHSNRVALAGFSEGEAETIFNLLQRVRKNVEKDWEFVKKGNKRNY, via the coding sequence ATGAAAGAAATCCTTCGTGAAATTGGAATGATTGCCCGAGCATTGGATTCTATAAGCAATATCGAATTTAAAGAACATGATCTGACAAAAGGGCAGTATTTGTACCTTGTCCGAATATGCGAAAACCCGGGAATCATTCAGGAGAAGCTGGCTGAGATGATTAAAGTAGACCGGACAACCGCAGCCCGGGCAATAAAAAAACTTGAAATGAAGGGCTTTATTGAAAAGAAAGATGATGAACATAACAAAAAAATAAAAAAACTCTTTCCGACGGAAAAGGGAAATGAGGTATTTCCTTTTATCAAAAGAGAAAATGATCATTCGAATCGTGTGGCATTAGCGGGATTTTCCGAGGGGGAAGCGGAGACTATCTTCAATCTTCTTCAAAGAGTAAGAAAAAATGTAGAAAAGGACTGGGAATTCGTGAAAAAGGGGAACAAAAGAAATTATTGA
- a CDS encoding GNAT family N-acetyltransferase, whose protein sequence is MTVNIKRCTLEDLHKLQEIGYETFNETFKHQNSPENMKAYLDKAFNLKQLEKELSNSSSQFFFVYFNNEVAGYLKVNTDEDQSEKMGDDSLEIERIYIKNNFQKHGLGKYLFNKAVEIAKERNKKKIWLGVWEKNENAIDFYKKMGFVQTGAHSFYMGDEEQTDLIMTKTLL, encoded by the coding sequence ATGACAGTAAATATAAAAAGGTGTACCCTTGAAGACTTACACAAGCTTCAGGAAATTGGTTATGAAACATTTAATGAGACATTTAAGCATCAGAACTCGCCAGAAAATATGAAAGCCTACTTGGACAAGGCATTTAACTTAAAACAATTAGAAAAAGAATTATCCAATAGCTCTTCGCAATTCTTTTTTGTTTATTTTAACAATGAAGTCGCTGGATATTTAAAGGTCAACACCGATGAGGACCAGTCTGAAAAAATGGGTGATGATTCACTTGAAATCGAGAGAATTTATATCAAGAACAACTTTCAAAAACACGGGCTTGGTAAATATCTGTTCAATAAAGCTGTGGAAATTGCGAAGGAACGGAATAAAAAGAAAATCTGGCTGGGCGTATGGGAAAAAAACGAAAATGCCATTGATTTTTATAAGAAAATGGGGTTTGTCCAAACCGGCGCCCACTCTTTTTATATGGGGGATGAAGAACAAACGGACTTGATCATGACCAAAACACTCCTATAA
- a CDS encoding FMN-binding negative transcriptional regulator, producing MYIPKYFKVENVDEIWDFVQKNAFGTIVTTEQGKPIATHLPLGFNKKGDDYYITGHIAYGNPQWRTFETCDDVLVMFQGPHAYISSSWYGHEDVPTWNYQAVHIYGKASMLERDELIEELTIMMEKYEKHRKNPILWDGLSPQLLESQLKAIVGFKIKVEDIQAAYKLSQNRNETDYTNIIDQLQNEENPNSKQVAEQMEKRMKNQI from the coding sequence ATGTATATTCCAAAATATTTTAAGGTCGAAAATGTTGATGAAATTTGGGATTTTGTCCAAAAAAACGCTTTTGGCACAATCGTCACGACAGAACAAGGAAAACCTATTGCCACTCATTTGCCTTTAGGCTTCAATAAAAAAGGTGATGATTACTATATCACTGGGCATATCGCTTATGGAAATCCTCAGTGGAGAACATTTGAAACCTGTGATGATGTGCTTGTTATGTTTCAGGGACCGCACGCTTACATTTCTTCTTCTTGGTATGGGCATGAAGATGTTCCAACTTGGAATTATCAAGCCGTCCATATATACGGTAAAGCAAGCATGCTAGAGAGAGATGAATTAATAGAAGAATTAACAATTATGATGGAAAAATACGAAAAACATCGAAAAAACCCCATTTTATGGGATGGGCTTTCTCCTCAACTTTTAGAAAGCCAACTGAAAGCGATTGTCGGGTTTAAGATTAAGGTGGAAGACATTCAGGCTGCATATAAATTAAGTCAAAATCGCAATGAAACGGATTATACGAACATCATTGATCAATTGCAAAATGAAGAAAATCCAAATTCGAAACAAGTGGCAGAACAGATGGAAAAGAGAATGAAAAATCAAATATAA
- a CDS encoding SRPBCC domain-containing protein, giving the protein MDLTVSHDFTFESPIEKVWLALTDADTLAKWIMPNDFKPVVGHQFQFRNEQWNLIIDSEVLEIDEPYKLSYTWVGGGINTTVTWTLKHEEGKTSLHLEHTGFEKEDQAFNGAKFGWAKMGEDLKKLLEEM; this is encoded by the coding sequence ATGGATTTAACAGTATCACATGATTTTACTTTTGAGAGCCCGATCGAGAAGGTATGGCTCGCTTTAACGGATGCAGATACTCTTGCAAAATGGATCATGCCTAATGATTTTAAGCCTGTCGTCGGACATCAATTTCAGTTTCGCAATGAGCAGTGGAATTTAATAATTGATTCCGAAGTTCTTGAAATAGACGAGCCTTACAAGCTATCTTACACTTGGGTCGGCGGCGGAATAAACACTACAGTCACATGGACATTAAAGCATGAGGAGGGAAAAACCTCCCTGCATCTCGAACACACAGGTTTCGAAAAAGAAGATCAAGCGTTCAATGGTGCAAAATTCGGTTGGGCGAAAATGGGCGAAGATCTTAAAAAATTGTTAGAAGAAATGTAA
- a CDS encoding YdeI family protein, whose product MTNSQINPKVEEFLSRATKWKKEFEKLRHIVLDCELTEEFKWMHPCYTFNNKNIVLIHGFKEYCALLFHKGALLKDPHGILVQQTENIQAARQIRFKNVEEIIELETILKAYIHEAIEVEKAGLEVDFKKNTEYQIPEELQKKFEEIPGLKAAFEGLTPGRQRAYILYFSQAKQSKTRESRVEKYVQNILDGKGLKD is encoded by the coding sequence ATGACAAATAGTCAAATAAATCCCAAGGTCGAAGAATTTTTAAGCAGGGCTACAAAGTGGAAGAAAGAATTTGAGAAGTTAAGACATATCGTTCTTGACTGTGAGCTGACCGAAGAATTTAAGTGGATGCATCCTTGTTACACGTTTAATAACAAAAACATCGTTTTAATCCATGGATTTAAAGAATATTGTGCGCTTCTGTTTCATAAAGGTGCCTTGTTAAAGGACCCGCATGGGATTCTTGTTCAACAAACGGAGAATATACAAGCGGCGCGGCAGATTCGCTTCAAAAATGTTGAGGAAATCATTGAACTGGAAACCATCCTGAAAGCCTATATTCATGAAGCGATTGAAGTTGAAAAAGCCGGTTTGGAAGTCGATTTTAAAAAGAATACAGAATATCAAATTCCTGAAGAACTTCAAAAAAAATTCGAAGAAATCCCTGGCTTGAAAGCTGCTTTTGAAGGATTAACCCCGGGACGGCAAAGAGCATATATTCTTTATTTTTCTCAAGCCAAACAATCCAAAACCCGAGAGTCAAGGGTTGAAAAATATGTGCAGAACATTCTCGATGGAAAGGGATTAAAGGATTAG
- a CDS encoding tetracycline resistance MFS efflux pump, translating to MKKSIREQKTVLIILLSNIFIAFLGIGLIIPVMPSFMNIMHLSGSTMGYLVAVFAISQLITSPFAGRWADRFGRKKMIVIGLLVFSISELIFGLGTHVSMFYLSRILGGVSAAFIMPAVTAYVADITTLQERSKAMGYVSAAISTGFIIGPGAGGFIAEYGIRMPFFFAAALAFTAAVSSVFILKESLSKEEREQLSSQTKESNFFNDLKRSIHPVYFIAFVIVFVLAFGLSAYETVFSLFSDHKFGFTPKDIAIIVTISSIVAVIIQVLLFGKLVNKLGEKRMIQLCLITGAVLAFVSTVMSGFLAVLLVTCFIFLAFDLLRPALTTFLSKVAGNQQGFVAGMNSTYTSLGNIFGPALGGILFDLNIHYPFLFAGIVMIIGLGLTMVWKEKANEVQS from the coding sequence ATGAAAAAATCAATAAGAGAACAAAAAACGGTGCTTATTATATTATTAAGCAACATTTTCATAGCATTTCTTGGCATCGGTTTAATTATTCCAGTTATGCCTTCCTTTATGAATATCATGCATTTATCCGGCAGTACAATGGGGTATCTTGTTGCGGTTTTCGCCATTTCCCAATTAATCACTTCCCCTTTTGCGGGAAGATGGGCTGACCGTTTTGGAAGAAAAAAAATGATTGTCATCGGATTGCTTGTATTCAGTATATCAGAGTTGATTTTTGGATTGGGAACCCATGTTTCCATGTTTTATTTATCGAGGATATTGGGCGGAGTCAGCGCCGCCTTTATCATGCCTGCCGTTACAGCGTATGTAGCTGATATAACAACCCTGCAGGAAAGGTCAAAGGCGATGGGCTATGTTTCGGCAGCGATTAGCACCGGCTTTATTATTGGACCTGGTGCCGGAGGATTTATAGCCGAATATGGGATTCGGATGCCATTTTTCTTCGCTGCCGCCTTGGCATTTACAGCAGCTGTCTCTTCCGTTTTTATATTAAAAGAATCCTTGTCAAAAGAAGAACGGGAACAACTCTCGTCTCAAACAAAGGAATCCAATTTCTTTAACGACTTGAAGAGGTCGATTCATCCTGTCTATTTCATTGCATTTGTGATCGTTTTTGTGCTGGCTTTCGGCTTGTCAGCCTACGAAACGGTATTCAGCTTGTTTTCTGATCATAAGTTCGGCTTCACACCAAAGGATATCGCAATCATTGTTACGATCAGTTCGATCGTTGCCGTCATTATTCAAGTTTTACTATTCGGGAAATTGGTCAATAAACTTGGAGAGAAAAGGATGATTCAGCTTTGCCTCATCACCGGCGCGGTCTTGGCTTTCGTGTCAACTGTCATGTCAGGGTTTTTAGCTGTTTTGCTTGTCACTTGTTTTATTTTTCTGGCGTTTGATTTGCTGCGCCCGGCCCTGACGACTTTCTTATCCAAAGTCGCCGGTAACCAGCAGGGTTTTGTTGCAGGGATGAACTCCACTTACACGAGCTTAGGAAATATCTTTGGTCCGGCTCTGGGCGGTATTCTCTTTGATCTTAACATTCATTATCCTTTCCTTTTTGCAGGCATCGTGATGATTATCGGCTTGGGTCTTACAATGGTGTGGAAAGAAAAAGCAAATGAAGTTCAATCTTGA
- a CDS encoding MerR family transcriptional regulator, with amino-acid sequence MCEDLKKYFTTGEFAKLCNIKKQTLFHYDEIGLISPEIKKENGYRYYSYHQFELFQVINLFKEVGLPLKEIKSLIKGKTPGRILPLLKEKSVEIEDKVKKLKHLQKIIETKVSLTEQALKTDFSSVSFQYLNEETFMIGKNTLHLPERKYVAAISELIHDVESRGLDEGYPVGGILAREQILNKDFYNYIHFYVKVKEGIDTANEHVRRKGLYAIGYQKGEEVEDAYSRIIQFIEKNGMQIGEYTYEEFMLDEVMVDGFENQITKILIQVQEV; translated from the coding sequence ATGTGCGAAGATTTAAAAAAATATTTCACAACGGGTGAGTTTGCCAAGCTCTGCAACATCAAAAAACAAACGCTGTTTCACTATGATGAGATCGGTTTGATTTCTCCGGAGATCAAAAAAGAGAATGGTTATAGGTATTATTCTTATCATCAATTTGAGCTTTTTCAAGTGATCAACTTGTTTAAAGAGGTTGGTTTACCGTTAAAAGAAATCAAGTCCCTCATCAAAGGTAAAACACCGGGCCGAATCTTACCGCTTCTGAAAGAAAAGTCTGTTGAAATTGAGGACAAAGTGAAAAAGCTCAAGCATTTGCAAAAGATCATCGAGACGAAAGTGTCGTTAACAGAACAAGCGTTAAAAACAGACTTCTCTTCGGTTTCTTTCCAATATTTAAATGAAGAAACATTTATGATCGGCAAAAATACTTTACATTTACCAGAACGAAAATACGTTGCAGCCATTTCAGAGCTCATTCACGATGTTGAGTCTCGTGGATTAGATGAGGGGTATCCTGTCGGCGGTATATTGGCACGGGAACAAATCTTAAATAAAGACTTCTATAATTACATTCACTTTTATGTAAAAGTAAAAGAAGGAATCGATACGGCAAACGAGCATGTGAGACGAAAAGGGCTGTATGCAATCGGCTACCAAAAAGGCGAAGAAGTTGAAGATGCCTACAGCAGAATCATTCAATTCATTGAAAAGAATGGGATGCAGATAGGTGAGTATACATATGAGGAATTCATGCTTGATGAAGTGATGGTCGATGGATTTGAAAATCAAATCACCAAAATCCTTATTCAAGTTCAAGAGGTGTAA
- a CDS encoding VOC family protein, with translation MIKRLDHFVLTVKDLQETISFYTRVLGMKEETFGSGRKALRFGNQKINLHEAGNEFTPKAKHPLPGSADLCFIAEETIDDIIEHLRQNNVNIEEGPVRRTGALGPIVSVYIRDPDQNLIEISQDLDPLKS, from the coding sequence GTGATCAAACGGCTTGATCATTTTGTTTTAACTGTAAAAGACCTTCAAGAGACAATCAGCTTTTATACGCGGGTTTTGGGAATGAAAGAAGAAACGTTTGGCTCAGGCAGAAAAGCGTTGCGTTTTGGCAATCAAAAAATAAATTTGCACGAGGCTGGCAATGAATTCACTCCCAAAGCAAAACATCCGCTTCCCGGCTCTGCAGATCTCTGTTTTATCGCGGAAGAAACAATAGACGATATAATCGAACATCTACGTCAAAACAATGTGAACATTGAGGAGGGACCTGTCAGAAGAACCGGTGCGCTTGGTCCGATTGTATCTGTATATATTAGGGATCCTGATCAAAACCTGATTGAAATATCACAGGATCTAGACCCTTTAAAAAGCTGA
- a CDS encoding LysR family transcriptional regulator, which produces MEWEQLEYFQALARIQHVTKAAECLSISQPALSRSIHRLEVYLGVQLFDRQGRTIRLNKYGEIFLRRVDVMMKEFHDGKEEIKQLLDPDHGEVSLGFLHTLGTTIVPDLIGSFKRQHPGIQFHLRQNHSYWLLDKLKSGELDLCLLQSIKPEKSIHWVQLWSEELFLFVPKGHRLADCESVTLDEVAKEPFIVLKNGYALRYTVDELFEKAQIQPEILFEGEEVATAAGFVASGLGISILPDLKGLDQSHISKVRISWPECQRLIGIAWIEGRYLSPAVEKFKQFVKNHFSEWSP; this is translated from the coding sequence ATGGAATGGGAACAACTTGAGTATTTTCAAGCTCTTGCCCGGATACAGCACGTCACAAAAGCTGCAGAATGTTTATCGATCTCTCAGCCTGCACTTTCACGTTCTATCCATCGTTTAGAGGTCTATTTAGGTGTTCAGCTGTTTGACAGACAAGGACGCACAATCAGGCTGAACAAGTATGGAGAGATTTTTTTAAGACGGGTGGATGTGATGATGAAAGAGTTTCATGACGGCAAAGAAGAAATCAAACAGTTATTGGATCCGGACCATGGGGAAGTATCACTCGGCTTTTTGCATACGCTTGGGACAACGATCGTTCCGGATTTAATCGGATCTTTTAAACGTCAGCATCCGGGAATTCAGTTTCACCTGAGACAAAATCACTCTTACTGGCTTCTCGATAAACTGAAGTCCGGTGAACTGGATCTTTGCTTACTGCAATCCATCAAGCCCGAAAAGTCCATTCATTGGGTGCAATTATGGAGTGAAGAGCTTTTTTTGTTTGTGCCAAAAGGACACCGATTAGCCGATTGTGAAAGTGTGACATTGGATGAAGTCGCCAAAGAGCCTTTTATCGTATTAAAAAATGGTTATGCACTCCGATACACAGTAGATGAACTTTTTGAAAAAGCGCAAATTCAACCGGAGATCCTCTTTGAAGGTGAGGAAGTGGCCACCGCAGCAGGCTTTGTCGCCTCAGGACTCGGTATTTCAATCCTGCCCGACCTAAAAGGACTGGATCAGAGCCATATCTCCAAAGTCCGGATCAGCTGGCCGGAATGCCAACGTCTGATTGGCATCGCCTGGATAGAAGGAAGATATTTATCACCGGCAGTGGAGAAATTTAAGCAGTTTGTGAAGAATCACTTTTCTGAATGGAGTCCATAA
- a CDS encoding cyclase family protein, whose protein sequence is MKIVDLSVTLRDDIPSDPPGFIPEIEYVDHKQGAKQMVQIFPGLSSDDLPGGEGWSLEKVKMSTHAGTHIDAPYHYRSVTDDGKRMATIDEVPLEWFHGPGVKLDFRHFEDGRIVTPDDIEKELQRINHTLAPGDIVLVNTSAGAKYGQKDYLNSGCGMGREATLSLTERGVRLVGTDAWSWDAPFSVTARRFETEKDPAIIWEGHYSGSKIPYCQIEKLANLEQLPSTGFYVMAFPVKVEKASAGWARPVAILHAEREIKDEMVNGKNTIS, encoded by the coding sequence ATGAAAATCGTAGATTTATCAGTGACCTTAAGGGACGATATTCCATCTGACCCTCCTGGTTTTATTCCCGAAATTGAATATGTGGATCATAAGCAAGGGGCCAAGCAAATGGTCCAAATCTTCCCCGGGCTTTCTTCAGACGACCTTCCCGGCGGTGAAGGCTGGTCGCTTGAAAAAGTGAAGATGTCGACACATGCCGGAACTCATATAGACGCCCCTTACCATTATCGTTCGGTTACGGATGACGGCAAGCGGATGGCGACGATTGATGAAGTTCCTCTTGAGTGGTTTCACGGCCCTGGCGTCAAGCTGGATTTCAGACATTTTGAAGATGGACGAATCGTCACTCCGGATGACATCGAGAAAGAACTTCAACGAATCAATCATACGCTTGCTCCCGGCGACATTGTCCTTGTCAATACATCGGCCGGCGCCAAATACGGACAGAAAGATTACTTGAACAGCGGCTGCGGCATGGGGCGCGAAGCCACGCTCTCTTTAACCGAGCGCGGCGTGCGCCTTGTCGGTACTGACGCTTGGAGCTGGGATGCTCCGTTCAGTGTAACCGCCAGGCGCTTTGAGACGGAAAAAGACCCGGCGATTATTTGGGAAGGACATTACTCCGGAAGCAAAATCCCTTACTGCCAAATTGAAAAACTCGCCAATCTTGAGCAATTGCCTTCCACCGGTTTTTATGTGATGGCTTTTCCCGTAAAAGTTGAAAAAGCCTCAGCCGGATGGGCGCGTCCTGTCGCCATTCTTCACGCTGAACGTGAAATAAAGGATGAAATGGTCAATGGCAAGAATACAATTAGCTGA